A genomic window from Streptomyces sp. 846.5 includes:
- a CDS encoding fatty acid desaturase — translation MTKTLLDPIPTSSSTVPRLLFQRATVRGKDEALFLAKLGVLLVLVAVGATLALQSSYLLAGCGVLVLGAAYTHAVELQHQCLHHSAFRGPRPHRIAGVPLGTPLLVSYSHYRVRHLQHHRSLGTPDDTEFFGFDTRRPLTLGALAKGLFDVGRPVAAVRDIGSCLTGRWQYDMGQISPKSRKAVISEYRWFGLFLALLAGACAAGGAPLVLRLWLLPFVAAMPMHFLVELPEHILCDNSSVDVLRNTRSISGSRLTTWFTNGNNLHVEHHAAMNVPINRLRERHGEVQEFGLHVQRTYAEFFAVVLREVWRNSRAGRRKAEEE, via the coding sequence ATGACCAAGACCCTGCTGGACCCCATACCCACCAGCTCCTCCACCGTCCCCCGGCTGCTGTTCCAGCGCGCCACCGTACGCGGCAAGGACGAGGCTCTCTTCCTCGCCAAACTCGGCGTGCTGCTCGTCCTGGTCGCGGTCGGGGCGACCCTCGCACTCCAGTCCTCGTACCTCCTGGCCGGCTGCGGTGTGCTGGTCCTCGGCGCCGCCTACACCCACGCCGTCGAACTGCAGCACCAGTGCCTGCATCACTCCGCGTTCCGCGGCCCGCGGCCGCACCGCATAGCGGGCGTACCGCTGGGCACTCCGCTGCTGGTCTCCTACAGCCACTACCGGGTGCGCCACCTGCAGCACCACCGCTCCCTCGGCACACCGGACGACACCGAGTTCTTCGGCTTCGACACCCGCCGGCCGCTCACCCTCGGCGCCCTGGCCAAGGGCCTGTTCGACGTGGGCCGGCCGGTGGCGGCCGTCCGCGACATCGGCAGCTGCCTGACCGGCCGCTGGCAGTACGACATGGGGCAGATCTCGCCGAAGAGCCGAAAGGCCGTCATCAGCGAGTACCGCTGGTTCGGGCTGTTCCTCGCGCTGCTCGCGGGCGCCTGCGCGGCGGGCGGGGCACCGCTGGTGCTCCGCCTGTGGCTGCTGCCCTTCGTCGCGGCGATGCCGATGCACTTCCTGGTGGAGCTGCCCGAGCACATCCTGTGCGACAACAGCAGTGTCGACGTGCTGCGCAACACCCGCTCGATCAGCGGCAGCCGACTGACGACCTGGTTCACCAACGGCAACAACCTGCATGTCGAGCACCATGCCGCGATGAACGTGCCGATCAACCGACTGCGTGAACGGCACGGCGAGGTACAGGAGTTCGGCCTGCACGTGCAGCGCACCTACGCCGAGTTCTTCGCTGTCGTCCTCCGCGAGGTCTGGAGGAACAGCCGCGCCGGCCGTCGCAAGGCCGAGGAGGAGTGA